AAGTAATCGGTCGAAAGCAGGATGCCGGCCAGCAGCACAGCGAAGGCGAGAATGTAGGCACCGAAGGAAGCGAAGTGCGATTCCAACAGCGCGTGCCCCATCGCCCCGACATAACCTCCTGCGCCAATTTCTGGGCCGGGAGTCGAGTTCGGCAAGGCCATCGTCGCCAGCGTGGCGACCGCAATCAACGATGCGGTCCATCCGAACCCACGAAGCACCGGCTGATCCACAGCACGGCGAAATATCAAGATCAGCGCCGTCACTGCCAACGAAGCCGCCACATAGATGGCTGCGTAGCCGACGCTGCTAAACAAATAGTGCGCGACATAAGCACCGGCGGCACCACACGCGTTGCTAATCGTTTCCTTGGGTGGAAAAACGAGCGTACTGGGCGGATCGGTGGCGTCATAAGTCCACAGCGCTGTCCCCACCAACGCGGCGACCACGAGCAGCAAGAGCGAGAATAGATCGAGCTTCAAGCTCCGATTTTCGAACATAGGCGACAATCAGGGGGCTGAGGATACGCTTCGGTCAAACAGAGTAAGAACCCACGCAGCAAGCCTTCGCTGGCGGCTCTCTTATTGGGCGCATCCGTGCCCAGCTAAATTGTCCCTAAAGACTCACGAGTCCAGTCCAGAGCCTTATCAAGAACTTCGGCCACCGGGCGTCCGCTAGCTTAGAAGTCGCTGGGCGTGCGACACGCTTTACGTGGTAGCGCAAATGCGTGTAATCGTGCGAACTGGAATGAACGCTACAAGCGAATCGCAGCCTAGAACCCCACAGCTTGCGCTGGTGGCTAGCGGTTCCATGGTTTCCAGTTCTAGCCCCCAGCGCGAGCTGCGGGGTTAAACTCCCAGTCACGAAGGCTTCAGAAAGTTCCGCGTCGCACGATACCGCCCATTACCGAGAGTTTTGAGCAGTGCGACCAATTCTCCCTGAGAGTTCACTGCCGCTACTTCGTCTATTTCGCCCAGCGAAACGTCTGATTTGATCTCTCGACCATGCGAGATCTCTTGCCACTCTTTCTCACCCAGAGTCAGCCGCGGAATTGCTTCGACCGCTCTGATTGCAGGCAAAAGGTGTGTTTCTAAGGTAGACGGTTCGATCGCATCGGTCGCTAAAGATTCCTCAACCCGAAAACTCCCAATCGCCGTCCTCTCTAGCCCGCTCATCACTGCTTTCGTGCCCAAAGCTTCAGCCAGATCGCGTCCAATGCTTCTTACGTAGGTCCCGCTGCCGCAATGGATGGTCAACTGAAGTTCGGGGTACTCAAATCCATCAACGGTGATTTCGTAGATCTCAACGGGCCGCGCTGCCAACTCGACCTGCTTCCCTTCGCGAGCCAACTTGTAAGCGCGTTGTCCTTGCTGCTTGATCGCCGAGTAGGCAGGCGGTCGTTGTTGGATCGTGCCAATGAAGGTAGGAAGTACCGCCTCAATCTGCTCAATCGTCGGAATCGGCACATCGGCATAGTTTGTGATTTCCGTTTCGACATCGTCGCTTGGGCTCGACTGCCCGAGCAAGAATATCCCGCGATAAGTCTTTGGCATCTGTTGAACGTACTGAATCAGGCGCGTCGCTCCGCCAAGGCACACCACCAGCACGCCCGTCGCAAGTGGGTCAAGCGTCCCCGCATGTCCTGCTTTCACAGGTTTGACGATCCTCTGCACGCGGTTCACCACGTCGCGCGAAGTGCAACCTGCCGGTTTGTTGATATTGAGAATGCCGAACATAAGAACTTCTGAGCCGAGAAGCGTCAGCTCTCGGGTTAAAACTTGGTTGCGCTGTCACCCGAGAGCTGACGCTCCTCGGCTCAAGCGTGATGCCGATGAGAGCGACTCTAGCGAGAGAGTTTTATTTGCGCGATAATATATGTTGCTGTTCCCATCTCGTATCGCCCTTGATCGAACACTGAAGTTTGTCAGAAAACCCTACCACCGACCAGCCGACGCCCGACCCCGAGTTCCAAAAGCTCACCGAGGCGCTTGCGCACTTTGAGATCGAACTCGAGCCCAGCCAAGTCGAACTGCTCGACCGTTACCGTGAAGTCCTTTGGCGAACCAACGAAACGATGAACCTCACGCGGCACACCACGCTGGCAAAGTTTGTCGGGCGCGATGTGGTCGATAGCCTGGAACTCGCCAAGCATATCGAGCAAGGCAATCGAGTGTTGGACGTTGGCTCTGGTGGCGGCGTGCCCGGTTTGGTAATCGCCATTTGCCGACCGGATCTGAAGGTTAGCGTTTGCGAGTCGACACAAAAGAAAGCCAAGGCACTATTTGCGATGGTCGAAGAGTTGGGCCTCTCCGTCCCGGTGCTCGCCTGTCGCGCGGAAGAAGCACTTGAACTCTCAACCTACAACACACTCACAGCACGGGCCGTTGCGCCGATGGCGAAGCTTCTCTACTGGTTCAACCTGCACTGGGACGCCTTCGAGGAGCTACTGCTAATCAAAGGGCGAAGCTGGGTCGAGGAGCGAGCTGAAGCACGCCATCGTGGGTTCATGAAACCCTTGGAACTTCGCAAACTGAGCGAATACCCCATGCTGGGTGGCGGCGAGAGCGTTATTCTGAAGCTGTGGCGTAAAGAACAGTAGTCACTTGGGGTTTAGCCGCTAAAATCATGGTTTGCGCGGAGCCGAAAGCCCGCCAATCGGGGCCAAAAATTAGAACCGCAACTACTTCAAAACCGGAACACAAGGACTTACCCATGGCCGACGAAAAGAAAGAAACTGAAGCAGCCGCCCCCGCTGAGGGAAAACCTCAAGAGCAGCAACGCGTTCAAGTCGACGATTCCGGGGCGGCTTGCTCTTACGCCAACTTTTGCCGCGTGACCGGCACGCCCGAAGAGTTGATTGTCGATTTTGGCCTCAACTCTCAGCCTTTCGGCGTGCCGTCTGAGCCCGTTCAGATCACTCAGCGGATCGTCACAAATTACTATACAGCCAAGCGGATGCTTCACGCTTTACACCTCTCCGTGCAGCGTCACGAGCAAGCCTTCGGCAAGCTCGAAACAGACGTACAGAAACGCGTTGTGGCTCAGCCAGGGCAACAAGCGGCTCCACAGCAGTCTTAGTTTTTTGAAGAATCCTGAAGTTCTGCCAGGATTCTCCGGTATTTCCTTGCATTTGAGCGTGCCTCAGATAGCTTAGCGGTATTGCGAAACTGCTTTCGCAATACCGCACTTCCTTGGTGGCAGTTTCACACACTGTCCTCACAGCAGTCATCTTCGAACCTCCGAGCGCCTGATGCTTTTCCGTTTTGCTTGTTTCTTTGCAGCCTTAACACTGGCTGCTTTTTCCGCACCTTCAGCATCAGCTTACGTTCCCAACGAATACCAGGCGAACTATGACGAGGGCTACCAATTTGGCTTTGACAAAGGCCATGAAGTTGGGTGGGGCAAAGGCTATGACAGCGGCGTAACCGACGGGACGGCAGACGGTGAAGAAGCTGGCTTCGATGATGGCTGGGACACCGCGTATCAACCGGCCTACGACGCCGTCTACAGCGGTGCCTACGAGGTCGGTGCCGCCGAGAGCTACGTCGTAAACTTTGCTGCTGGTTTTCTCGAAGGCTTCAAAGAGGGTGAGGCTTACACCGAGTATTTGAATTCGAGCGCTACCAACAGCATACGCAACGTAGCCTTTACAAACTTGTTCGGGTCTGGGTCACTTTATGTAGCGAACCCAGGGTATGGTAGCTGGCCAGGTTCTTCCTCCATCACAATCTATAGTGGCGTCAACATCTACGACTACAATCTCGTCGCACTAGAGTACGATTGGACAGCCTACTGGTACGACGAAGGCTACGACGCCGGCTATGACGAAGGCGTCGAGGTTGGCGAAGTCGAAGGCTACGACGCGGCCTACCAGCCCGCCTTCGATGTTGCTTACGAAGCTGCC
The genomic region above belongs to Lacipirellulaceae bacterium and contains:
- the truB gene encoding tRNA pseudouridine(55) synthase TruB, translating into MFGILNINKPAGCTSRDVVNRVQRIVKPVKAGHAGTLDPLATGVLVVCLGGATRLIQYVQQMPKTYRGIFLLGQSSPSDDVETEITNYADVPIPTIEQIEAVLPTFIGTIQQRPPAYSAIKQQGQRAYKLAREGKQVELAARPVEIYEITVDGFEYPELQLTIHCGSGTYVRSIGRDLAEALGTKAVMSGLERTAIGSFRVEESLATDAIEPSTLETHLLPAIRAVEAIPRLTLGEKEWQEISHGREIKSDVSLGEIDEVAAVNSQGELVALLKTLGNGRYRATRNFLKPS
- the rsmG gene encoding 16S rRNA (guanine(527)-N(7))-methyltransferase RsmG encodes the protein MSENPTTDQPTPDPEFQKLTEALAHFEIELEPSQVELLDRYREVLWRTNETMNLTRHTTLAKFVGRDVVDSLELAKHIEQGNRVLDVGSGGGVPGLVIAICRPDLKVSVCESTQKKAKALFAMVEELGLSVPVLACRAEEALELSTYNTLTARAVAPMAKLLYWFNLHWDAFEELLLIKGRSWVEERAEARHRGFMKPLELRKLSEYPMLGGGESVILKLWRKEQ
- a CDS encoding DUF3467 domain-containing protein, whose amino-acid sequence is MADEKKETEAAAPAEGKPQEQQRVQVDDSGAACSYANFCRVTGTPEELIVDFGLNSQPFGVPSEPVQITQRIVTNYYTAKRMLHALHLSVQRHEQAFGKLETDVQKRVVAQPGQQAAPQQS